Proteins co-encoded in one Leucobacter exalbidus genomic window:
- a CDS encoding metal-sensitive transcriptional regulator gives MTTSQTRDTLTDPDAQHKIANRLRRARGQLDGVINAIESDAPCRDVVQQLSAVSKALDRAGFLVISTALRECLTDPDGNGAPDAEELEKLFLSLA, from the coding sequence ATGACAACATCACAGACCCGGGATACGCTCACCGACCCAGATGCACAGCACAAGATCGCGAACCGGTTACGCAGGGCACGAGGCCAACTCGACGGAGTAATCAACGCCATTGAAAGCGATGCCCCCTGCCGCGACGTGGTTCAGCAGTTGTCGGCCGTTTCCAAGGCCCTCGACCGCGCCGGTTTCCTCGTCATCTCTACAGCGCTCCGTGAATGCCTCACCGACCCCGATGGGAATGGAGCACCGGACGCCGAAGAACTCGAGAAGCTTTTCCTCTCACTTGCTTGA